From the Papaver somniferum cultivar HN1 chromosome 2, ASM357369v1, whole genome shotgun sequence genome, the window GTATTCAGCCTCTCTGGAGCTTCTCGAAACAGTGGGTTGTTTCTTGGCAGACCATGAAATGGGATTGTtaccaaaaaataaacaaaaaccacTTGCAGATCTTCTAGTGTCAGGATCTCCTCCCCaatcaacatcacaataaccagATATAGCAGAAAGACATTTTGTAAAAGGAATGCCATGACCAAGAGTACCTTTTATGTATCTTAAGATATGTTTAGATGCAGTGAGATGTAATGTTGTTGGAGAGTGCATAAATTGACATACCTGATTTACAGCGTAAGTAATTTCAGGTCTTGACCGTGTTAGATATTGAAGAGCTCCAACAAGTGACCTGTAGTCTGTTGGATTTTGAAGAATCTCACCATCTGTAGCACTTAGATTTGCACCAGGAGGACAAGGAGAACTACATGGTTTTGAACCAACCATATTGCATTTTGAAGTAAATCCAGACTGTATTTAGTTTGATATAGAAATAAAACAGCTTTGCTTCTTTTAACTTCCATTCCTAAGAAGTAGTTGAGAGAGCCTAAACCTTTGACAGGAAAATAGTTGTTGAAAAAAGAAATAACCTCATCACAGTAAGAAGAAGAATTCCCTATAATAAgtatatcatccacatagaccaGAACAATAGTAATTCTGGATCCTACTTTTTGAACAAACAGAGAAGAATCAGCTAATGatggtttgaagtctagcttaaTCAAAACTTCATGTAATTTCTCATACCAAGCCCTAGGGGCTTGTTTAAGCCCATACAAAGATTTGTTTAACTTGCACACATTATCTGGATGATCTTTATCCACAAATCCAGGtggttgaaccatataaacctctTCTTGTAAGTCTCCATGCAGAAACGCATTGCTTACATTAATTTGTTTGATATTCCAATCAAAGGTTACTGCCAAAGAAATAACTGTGCTAATGGTTGTAGGTTTTACAACTAGACTAAATGTTCCAGTAAAGTCAATCCCTTCCTGTTGATGATAACCCTTAGCCACTAGTCTAGCTTTATACTTGTCAATGGATCCATCAGGTTTGTATTTTAACCtaaatacccatttacatccaacTACATTTTGAGAGGGATGTGGTGGTACTTTGGTCCAAGTGTTTGCATCTTGCAAAGCTTGATGTTCTACAACCATTGAGTTTTTCCACTTTGGACGCTTATTTGTTTGAGTAAAACATGTAGGAACTTGTGGTGTAATATTTGCTAACAATGTTGTAGGAAGAACATGTTTAGTTGCAAAGAAAGTGTTAGGCTTAAAGATTCCATGTATACCTCTTGTTGTCATAGAATGAGTAGAAGTTACTGCAGAAGTAATATTTTTAGAAATAGTAGATGATCTAGTAGAAGTATTATCTGCAGACTGTGTAGTAGGTGAAGCAGCAGAAGTAGAAGCAGTGATGGAAGAATGAATATCATCATCAGAAGTAGTGACAACAGTATCAGGTAAAGAAGGTAAGCATGACTTATAAGGTGAATTAGCTAACAGAGGATAACAATTTTCATTGAATACTACATGTCTAGAAATGTAGACTCTCCCTATTTTGTAGTCTAAGCACCTATAGCCTTTATGGTTTGCATTGTAGTCCAAAAAGACACAGGAAATACTTCTTGGTTGCAATTTATTTGTTGTATAAAGCTTTAACCATGGAAAACACAAACATCCAAAGCTTTTTAAGAAATGATAACCtagagatttttgaagtaatacctgataaggagaagaagaattgaGTAGCTTTGCAGGCAACCTGTTAATTATGTAATTTGCAATTTGTAGAGCATCTACCCAATAATGATCAGCTTTCCATTGATCTTCATCTTCTCACTCGCTTGCTCTTTTATGTCCGCACTAGCTACTGGTTGTTTGTGAAATTTGCTTACACCATTCGTTGTAATTTATAGAGGCGCGGTAAGGCAAAATGTTTGGCCTTTAACCGAAAAAGGTATAAGCAGCTCATGTCATGTGAATggaatttgagtttttttttgtggttgtaATTTACCACACTTTGCAAGTTGCAATTCATGCATGTGAAATTGCCTCATTCGAAGGTTTCCACATTATGTACCAAAAGTAAGTTAATGCCATTTTTTGGCCAAACAGTGACGTGGTGGGCATTGCCGCATAATGCTGAATAATTTGATTAATCATAGAGAATCCAAAGCCCTATGAACCATCATTCTCAAGCTAGCTTCCGGCCTCCTCCTGCACACCTCAAGCTTAGTCTGATCAACTTGAATCAACATCCAAGCGTTATGGTAATTcaaaattgaattgagaaagcGCACAATGATTTAGTGCAGAAAGATTGGAGcagttagattttaaaaacaaaaaatggaTGATTAATAAATGCGTGGATGCAGATAACAATTTAATTAATAACAATCATTATATTTATTATAAACGGAAGTTTATTAGGTAGATGTCCATTTTTGTGAGATCCATTATTTGGGCGCCAAGTAtttaaactctataaatagagttcCAAACCTTTGTAAACAAATAATGATGAatttctcccttcttcttctctttacttTGTGTCTCTTTTTCTAGTTTTTCGGTTTGCAAGATGTTATCACGCACGTAACTCTACCGAATAAGCGAAAAGAACAAAATACTATTCTCCGTCCGTATGGTGTGATCAAACGGGGATAAACTTTTGATCACATATGCTGATATGGAGTCATTAGGGAGACATCTTAATCTTTGTTTTTAAGTTTATTATATACGCTTTTATCGTATAACAAATATGTTAGTTCATGTTTGATATTTCAGAACTAACTTTATTTTTGTCCTTTCGTAGATCAAATTGTAGCACTCACAGTTAGCTAGGGAGATTTTAATTCTCCAATTCTAGTTAACAGTTTGGTTTGCGTCAAATATGCTTGTGAATGGGATTTGTCGTTTGTGCTTACGAAGTCCCATTAGTATATTCATCAATCAAAGGCATGCGAACCAAAAGGTATCAATTAAAAGTGGTGTCTATCAACGGCCACTCTACATTAAAATCTCAACATAATTTTatgtttcttatttgagtttttctttttctttttgtttttggttaTCGTACACATTAGGGAAATCAATTTTTCTCTTATAGTTGATTTCCCTTCTCTATATTTTTCATTGAGAAGGAAGCAAATAAATCCATCAAAAAAATGACCTACAATTTCTATTCCTTTAATGAAATTATAATTATCAAAATTGGTGTTATCGCATATTTGGTTACCTTTACAGTAACTAATCACGATTCACATGCATGGTTCATAAACCTCCGTCCAATTAAGTTTGGTATCTTCGTCCATTCGAAGAAGATCATGTGATTTTTATAATTGGTttctattctttttattttttacaaGAAACCATCTATCAACCACGAAGTGGATTTTCCCTATGCGATAACTAAGTcgatatttctttttctttttgtcgaTGCAATTTTGGTGTCTCGTATATACCAACTGGTAATTGTTTTCTCCATCAATTATGTTGAAGGAGACGTTAAAAATTGGCATTCTAAGAAATTTAAGCCAATATTTTTTCGTAGTTTAACGATAGTTTTTTATACAAACCGTTAccaatcatggttttatttttctactaataaaccattgatttttttttaatttcttacgggaaaccatggattccttaacaaaaaaaatctctttattttcttaaaaagaatCATATAAGCCAATTAATTTGGTTTTTCCCTATAGATCCTAAAGGGATATATAAAGTATCGTTATTATGATATTAACAATTGCAAACACCAATAGCTGAATTCATAAGGGATGTTGTGCGATTTTACTTCTTCCTAACATTAATCTCCTAAATTATGACCGTTCAACTTAATGTTGAAATACGGTAGGACACAAAAGATCAATGGGTGCGCACCCGGCTTGTTAGCCTATAttattagtccttgtagtgactTATATTGATCTTTgcttaattttcttttgataagaAAGTGTCCATAACTTCAACTAAATTTTTATCTCGTTAGCCATTGAGGTCACGAAGTTATTGGAGATTTGTTTGCATATTTTTAATGCTTTAGGTTTTagcatatatattcttttttttttattttgcttttGTTGCAAAAACAATCCATGGTTGATGCTAAATATGTATGTCTACTAAGACTACAATTTTTTATGTCGAAAGAGATTTCATAATGAGTATATGtctcgaattaatcggataatactttacgaaacttgaagttttcgtatatgagataaaaagaaaatttcCACCATGATCAGGGGGAGGGAATACACTACCAGAAGCTTGTGTTAATTAACTTAAAAGTTATATCAATTTCTCTCCCAACATGATCAAATCGAAAACAGGCTGTCAGTATCAATAGGTGTGAAATGTCTCATTTTGCTTATATATAAGCTTTTGACTCTTGAAAGGAAAATCCAATCAGATATACCAAAAAGTAGCGTTTAAGAATAAGCTACATATACTACTTAAATAGAGTTTATTTAAAAAAGATCCACATTCTCATAGTTCATATCTCCTCACTGGAAGATGGGGAGATTATAATGTCCGCGGGCGCTGGTATCAGTATTTCTGTGaatttttcaagatatgcatataattgagaattgtgtgggatcataGTTAGTTAACATTGTCGAGTATTAATTtacagtagctactgaaataataAAAGATGGTGTTGTTAACCCCTCTGCAGAgaaatatcgacatatgtgattggttggcatacaatccaagTTAGATTGGATTAATTTCTCGATTGATGCAATTTTTGATCCAAACTTAACACCTTAGACATGCCAAGCCTattaattacaggttggtgtagtcaTATTGCGTCTTTATACGAGAAATTTCTTCGTTgtaaaaacgatttgagggtTCTATTTTTTCTCAGACCCtaggattgattcaataaatttttGTTCTCCATGTATGATGCTTTTGGCGtggtagtccttgaaggactcGTATTGCATTTACACATGAAATATGATTGGGAGCATATTCAAATTTGTTATCCTTGTAAGACTCAAATTATATTATGGCAGCCACCTGACTCGATTATGTCTGGTTGAACAATCCTCTATATGTTCTTAGAATTTGGATAAATCCAAGaatccggattaattagttgattctATCAACTTTAtgggtctcttgaggagtccttgaaaacacaaaaatccacgctttagcagcataaattctatttttctttctttcttaaatctgcagttagaattatgctagcttaaactctTCTTTGGGATAAAGTTATTATTTTTGATGCTTATCTTTTGTAAACCCATATAGTTGGGTTAGAATCCATAtttacgtcaaaagttgtactcttttcccttcgtttcaggttttgtcccatgtgattttcctgacgaggttttaatgaggcaacatctcATTGCcatttaattttctttcaaaatgttgATGTTTGTGCTCTATTTCCTTCgtccaatttttttttcccaTTGGATTTTACTGGCAAGGATTTAGTGAGGCAATtaaattcaacatggtggtcatccaagggggagttgtattaATTTCgattatttggtggattcccaccatttAGTAGGTCATTTTGTTAGACCACATCAACATAACAATCTCCTATGAGTTTGGATATTATTCTAATCCATATAAGGTATGATCACAACTTTTGTTCACCTATGCAAGTGTAACTACATATTGGCATTTTGTTGAAGAAATTACATCAActacttctgcaaatcatcttcGAGAAACTAACACAAAAGAATACTTCACCAACTGACAAATTTCACATGAAAGCATTGTTATCTCCaacattcaagaaattcgttcatcgaaattgggaagtgtcgactcgaagatttgcaagctaggatttaactgaagtacttaTCAGGGGAACATCACAGTAAAAGGTATTTTACTGGACTACCACGTtgttctctttttccttcgtcaaggttttgtcccactgggttattcttgtcaaggttttaatgaagcAACTTATGCATGTCCAACTTTGTTCTAAGTTTTCTCATCATTGTATTCTTTTCCCTtcgatcaggttttgtccctttggattttcctgacaaggttttaatgaggcaattgcttagatacagtggtcatctagggggagtgttataaacggaAGTTTATTAGGTAGATGTCCACTTTAGTGAGACCCCATTACTTGGGCGCcaagtatgtaaactctataaatagagtctcAAACCTTTGTAAACAAATAATGATGAATAGAatttctcccttcttcttctctttacttTGTGTCTCTTTCTCTAGTTTCTCGGTTTACAAGAAAAATATAATTTCTACAAAAAGTATATTTCTGAGCGCTAAACAAGTTCACATCCAAGGGATAGCTCGACCCTTTAGTCCGTCCAATATTTAGAATTTAGTCCGCTATATTCTCTGTTTATCCCACcacaaaattttaaaatttgtAATTAGTCCacggggcgtcacctaataggacaaaaaaggatcacccataagtaatatcaaaaaaccccttatctcaaataactttgtaatgactaaacagcccttatttagttaattttaatttaatttaattagataaaaattaaattaatgaattttgttgtatacttggtgaattctgggacaaagtttttgtgggaagaaaaattggctgtaaaataaacttctacggctggaaataatccaaatctagaggtaaaatcacttctactgttggaaatattccaaacctggacgtaaaatcacttctacgatgggaattaaaagaaaactggacataaaatcagattctacggttggaattaaaaggaacctggacgtaaaatgagcttctacggttggaactaatccaaacctggacgtaaaattatatgcaaataaaattctacagttggaattaatccaaacctggacgtagaATCACTTCTAGttaagggtaatctagacattttgtatgtgtgttaggatatcccataaccatttttttggacattaagaatccaagtgaagcctcTCTATTGgtatgtgacgccccaataatagccttcttattCTTACACCCAAACTACAAAAATCATCGAAATCGTTAgtgcttgaaaaaaaaaatttagcctGCAACCCCAAATCCCGGCTTCGCACAGCTTAGTGTTATTCGTTGTTGGCAACCAATTCTATGTGGACATCTGAACTGGCTAAAATTTCTGGTTGCTTGCTCCTCATGAAACATGGGCCTGATGAATGTTCAAGTCCATTGCAACTTTAAATGGGGACGAGATCAACTTATGGCTTGAAGTGAAGCATTGGTTTTGATCTTCTCTTCATGTTCTTTCGTGCCATCTCTTCTCTAACTCTGGTTGACGCTTCTCACATTGCTCCATTATGGTTGGGAAAAATAAGGCAAGCACTGCATGCATCTTTGTGCTTTGGCACTTCCCAGTTCCCACTTGGGGGCAGGCTGCAGACAATGCACCTGCAACCTGGCTTATGTGAGGGTGCCTTGTGGTTGTCtgggtcttttttttcttttttctttttttttttgtaaccgaacttcttactgaTAACTAATCATTAttaatcatactaatcactaatcattctGTTCATTTTTGGTCATAAATTTAGGTAACCGAATTTAatcgcaaaaaaaattaaaatttctcgcaaagaaaattttcaatttttttgtaatagaactttttaatggtaactaatcattactaatcattaactaataactaattaatcattaaactaacacatttaattaaggagggtaaatttggtattaagaaaaacatttagataaggggtgacctagatttacttctaatgtctttatccaaaataaaatcatggtcccagaaaaaccatggtcccaaaaaatcgttcctttAAATGGGGATGAGATGACAAACATTTTCTTTCTATCTCCACCACTCTTCCTTGATCAACTTATGGCTTGAAgcattggttttgtatcttctCTTCATGTTTCTTTCGTCCCATCTCTTCTCTAACTCTGGTTGACACTTCTCACATTGCTCCATTATGGTTGGGAAAAATAAGGCAAGCACTGCATGCATCTTTGTGCTTTGGCACTTCCCAGTTGCCACTTGGGGGATGGCTGCAGACAATGCACCTGCAACCTGGCTTATGTGAGGGTGCCTTGTGGTTGTCTGGGTCCTTTTTTTGGCCTTGGCATTTTTCGAACCATATAATCAtcccaaccaaaaaaaaaaaaatgaaccagtATAGAATGCTGCTGAACCTTAAGCAATACTGCACTGATACTAAATGAAAACCAAGTTTAATTATCCCAAACCAAATAAATTACCAAGTTTGAATGGTAAAGAGAACTTGCATCAACTCCAAGGTAAAGAAATAACAAGGACAGCAGTAGTACATAATAATAAGCTTATCCAAAAACAGTAGTGGTAAATAAAAGAGTCAATCAAACTCATAAGACAGAGAACTCAGAAATCGGATCATCCGATTAGTGAGATGCCTTGAAGGATCAAGGCGTCAGCAAGAACCTGATTTGCTGCCTGAGATGGGTGAACAGCGTCCCAGAACACGTATTGGGTAGCATTGGAGCATGTTCCTGGAGACTTAGCATTGCACAAGAATGATGTTGTTTCAACTGTCCCTGTTCCACAACAACCTTTCTTCGCCTCCGTGAATCCGTTTTTGGCAGGAGATTGAACAAGATCGAGGAAAGGTGTGTAAATGTCAAAGATGGCGATTTTGAGGTCAGGGAACTTCTTTTGTAGCTGCACTGTTGCTGCACCAACCTTCTTGTTAAAGCCTTGGGCATCCATGTTGAGACGTGCGACACACCCTTGCTCACCATGCCCCAATAGAGTAATCATTGCAGGAAGACAACCCAATGGTGGCAATGAAGTAACCCCAATTCTTCTAGCTCCTAACCCGTATAAGTTCTGTGgccaaaaccaaacaaaaaacATGAACATGGTATCGGTATGACTTGAATCAGTTGCAAGAGGGAAAAAGAATACATTACATTTAGATACCTCAATGAAGCTCGAGTAGATACCGACGAGGAAAGTAGAATACTGGTCAGGAGTGTAAAGCTTGTTGAGGAAAGGATTGACATAGTAATTCTGAGCAAAATCACTACTTCCTTCACTAACAATGTACAATGCTTCCTTGATGATTGTCGCTGCTTTTGCAGCCCCGGCGACTTTGGCTAGTTTAGTCTTGTATTCCTTGTAATATTCCAATTGTTGCGTCAAGGGAATTGCATTCTGGTGATCAAAATTAGAAGAAAACAACAATTGTTAAATTATAACATGTTCTAAGTCACTCGAAAAATACGCGTAAAACAATCACATATTCAAAGAGTCGATCATGAGTAGTTCACTTACAGATTGAATGGAAGTTTTGTCATAGTAACCAGATGCAGCAGATGCAAAATTTGCTCCAATAAGTAGGTTTTTCCCTGAGGCCTGTGGGCTCAGATATGCTGGTGGGTATGTTGTGAAACCAAGTGTTTCAGCTGCAGTTATATCCAAAGACAATTTCTCACATCAATAAGTGAAAATACAAAATCAAATGATAAGTTTTTGAAATTTCTAAATTCATCCAAAAATGGCACTGAAATTACTCAAAGTATAACATAATAATTTCTTGGTCTGGAAATGTGAGACATTGAAGTCCTACAGCAGTCCCAATTTTGAATCCTCTGAAGCCTCCGTACAGTGAGGATTCTCGGAGTGACTGCCGACAAAACCTGCATATCATTATGCTCTCAACTAATCTCTATATACATATCTGAAATTGAGGATGCTACTAATTTTGTGTCATTAAGACCCACATGGGCAATAATTTACATCTAGAATGACAAATTCTAGGAACTATGGACAGATGGAGTGGAGTGTACTTACCAGTAATATCAGTAGCAAGTTTGCCATTGCAGAATCTACCAGTAGGTTTCTTATTAGCAAAATCCCTGCCATAAGGAGGATGATTAGCTTTGAAAAGAGTAGGGAGATAATCATTGTTACCAACATCAACAGCTGAATCTCCAAATGTTATAATGGCTGGAACCAAAGTAGTACTCTCTTGACTGAGTACACTAACCACAATACAACCCAATAAAAGCACCATTTTCATCAAAACATTTTCCGATACCGGACCCATTTGTACTTTCATTAACAAACAATTCTCTCAATCACTCTTATGATAATGGTAGTACTACTATATGTTGATGCTCTTATAGATAGATGTATTTAGAACCAACCCTTTTAAAGGACTAGTGCAAGTATTGCCAAGTTGTAAAGCAGAAGAAGTTTTGACTAGAGAAGCACACATTAAAGAAGGGACAATGTGGTTGTTGCAAATTGCGAAATGCATTCAATATACCAGCCAGCAATGTATGATCCACAATCTCACTAATATTTTCTTCACTCTAGAGTCTAGCTAGATATATCTATTTCTCTATACCTATTATGGTTGTTTTAGAAAATGGAGTTTAAGATCCAACTACTAACAAAGGGAAGAAAGTGGTTGGGAAGGTTGAGGGTGGTGTTAATGGAGCTTAAAGTTCGAGTACTACACACGAGAATTTGCTTAGCATGTGCAATGACATTGAAAACACAGACCAAAGAGATAAAAGAGTTGTATAAGTCTTGTAAAACTGGAGAGACCTGTAATCTTGAATAACCCATCATTTATGATACATGTTCCACCATTTCAGTATTTCAGGTCCCCAACCATACTCATCATATACGTCAGCCACTTTCGGTGGTGCTTTTCGAGTCGGATATTTTCATCTTTTGTATTTATGAAGCTGCACCTAACAGCTTTTTAAGCAGTTCATAGGGTACCATTTTCCTGAGCGGTACTGCAGAGAGATACTTTGGCAGTGAGCATTGTTTatatctctgaaaccttaaaacTTGGTTTTCATCCAGCAGTATTTGTACCTCACTGTTCACAGTACTCAGAGATCCACTGTCCACTCCACTCTCCACAGTTGCAAAGCTTCACTGTCCACAGTGAGGCTACAGTGGACCTATACAAGTGGCTATCTCTTGAGCCAACTGCAACCATGGGTCCATGGAGTAGTGTAAGGTCAAACTGTGGACCCATTAGGACCATTGTTATGGCAACACCCATCCTCTAGCAACCCACCAGTGCATTTAGCCATAAATTTTCACAAGGAAAATAGAGGAGTTACATATCCAGTTTCCAAGTAAAAGAGCAAAAAAATAATGCTGCAAAAAACTATAGTTAGTCTTTACATTACAACAAAATGTACACGATGAAACAGTTTCTTGTACGATTAGTACACTACTTCTTTGCTAATACATTCAACCCCTCTCTCACTCAAATGCCTTTTTGGGGAGGTACaacaacaaagaaagaaagaaagaaagacaaAAATTAGTGATCAAATCGAGCAGAGTGTATCCATGGAGATGTCTGATTGATGAACGTACAGTATGTCGTCATGAACGCCAAAAGAGAGTTGGGTCATTACTATACAACGAGCGGTCTTGAATTTCTAGGTTAGCGACGTGCCAATTGATTAATCGTGCCTGAACACATTTACACAATATAAGTCCAGTTGGAAACATCCACCATCCACTTTCATCCCTGTAAAGTCCACCACCAAAAATGTCAATGCACGGAGATATTTATCAACTCCCGGAGTATAACAGGAAAAAGAATGCTTAAGATTCTGCTTACATGTTGAAATTCCAGGGCTGAAAGTCTGGATGACTAGATGATGATTGGTTCTTGTAATGGATATATCCACAAAAGAAAGCCACCATCTGTTTTGGCAAGAATGTCCGTTAATAAGAAGAAAGTAGAGTTGCGGGATGAAAAACAAACATGAAAGAAAAGCCATGCATATAGTTCAGTGGAATTTAACTTGGATTCGACGCGTAACAACCATCAACCATACGTTTTTCAACATGTAGATGGAAATATAAGAACTACACGGAGAGATAAAACTATGAGTGCAAGGCCAACTTACAACATTGATCAACGATGTAATGTTCCACAAAGCATATACACGTGCATGACCAGCTGACTTCCTAGGTCCATGGCTAAATAGAGCATTGATTCCAGCCGGGAATGGGAATAGTATACCAACAGGAAGAATAGATAAAACTAGAAACAAGTCCAGGAATGAAATAGAATATAACTGGAGCGAAGTCAGCAACACTAAGCTAAAATCTGCTAACAGTAGTATCGAG encodes:
- the LOC113349306 gene encoding GDSL esterase/lipase APG-like, with translation MKVQMGPVSENVLMKMVLLLGCIVVSVLSQESTTLVPAIITFGDSAVDVGNNDYLPTLFKANHPPYGRDFANKKPTGRFCNGKLATDITAETLGFTTYPPAYLSPQASGKNLLIGANFASAASGYYDKTSIQSNAIPLTQQLEYYKEYKTKLAKVAGAAKAATIIKEALYIVSEGSSDFAQNYYVNPFLNKLYTPDQYSTFLVGIYSSFIENLYGLGARRIGVTSLPPLGCLPAMITLLGHGEQGCVARLNMDAQGFNKKVGAATVQLQKKFPDLKIAIFDIYTPFLDLVQSPAKNGFTEAKKGCCGTGTVETTSFLCNAKSPGTCSNATQYVFWDAVHPSQAANQVLADALILQGISLIG